The genomic stretch ATCGTACAAGATAAATCACTACTGTTTTGAGTAATGGTTGCTTTACTTGTGCTTTgatatccattttttttttatcagagaGAGAAATCTTCAGAAGCGACTTCCAAAACGAAGAGTACTTCTATACCTGCTGTGGCAAATGAGGTATTTGAGTTTCTTTTGATAGTTTATTTCATTCATAGGAATACAAATATATAGCAATTATTTCattcatagaaaaaaaatatatatatattaagatgCAACTAAATTAAAAATGGTGCttttaaatgtatatcaatGGTCACACATGACTTGTTTTCTGTACACCAGTATCAGATTTATTGATTAAGATGGATGTAATTCAAGTTTCTACATATTATTTTCTCATACTAATAGAAACAACTTCAAGCTGCTGCTGAAGATATGGCCCTAACAGAACTTTCGTCTCCACAGCCACAGtaagttacatacatgtatagatccTTGTTACAACCTCTCAAATTCATATCAATAAGTCATTAATAAAGCTTGTCATCTTATACCATTTTTGCTGATCAATCTAGTTAAAAGACCATCGGTGCAAGCTTTGATTCATGTGTATACAATAAATAGCTAATTACTTGCATCAATATCACTACTATACCAATCATGTTTGCAGTAGACAAAGTCATTAATGTTGATCTCCAGTATCTgtattctttatatttttgattttgtatgatttaGGTTTTCACCAGCCAGAGTTGTACTTGACAGCTTAAATCTCTTAAATGAAGAAAGCGTTGTCAATCCACCAACGCCGATAAAACTTCTTCATCTGGTCTCGCCAAGGAGATCCCCACGGCTCACTGCATTGAGggatattgaaaatgaaaacgaAAGCCTCAAAGCCAGAGTTTCCATCCTGGAGAACCAGGTGTCAACATTACAGTTCCACCAAAATAATCTGTGGTCGGAGTATGAGGTAAGTGTCATAATTGAATCGGGCAAATCACCTATATTGCCTTGCAAGGACCTTTTTCGTAGAGGACATATTGATTAAATCTTAACTGTAATTTCTGCTGTATAATGATAAAGATCGGACACATTTTGCAGCAACATTTATCAGCTCCAATGTAATATGGGGGTTAGATGAAACATTACTTTAACTGGTGTTTTCTCCTTTTTGTATTTGGTTCTGATGTAACATATATTAATGCAAGGAAACGTTTAGATGTGTTGCAATTGTATACTGTAGTTAATATTGTCTTACGTTATGTTTTCAGAAACTTAGCTACACAGTAGCGACATTAAGACAACAGTCCTGGATGTCTCAGCCACAACTGACACCAACAACGTCCAATGTCCATCCTGTCGTGCCCACCCATACGGTGCATGAAACATCAGCAGATGAGGTAGATATATTAGCGATTTTAAGCATGCCAATCATAACATGTCAATTTTTCTACTTGTAATTTTCCATTTGAATCAATTGAAAGTTAAGACTATTATAGTTTTATATGAAATGATGTAAAGAACAAACTCAACTTtgaaaatcttcttttttttcgtCCCTCTTGAAATTTGAATCTTCCTCCAACATCGATTTTGTTCCTTTTCATTTAAGAAACATAACCGCAAGTAAAAAAACGCCGGTTACAAATTGTCATTGATTGAATGATTAAAGACTGTAGAGTATTGTATAGTTTTATGAAAGTGGCATCATTTAACCATTCCAATTTGCCCTGTAATCCTGAATATTAGTTCAATGCTAAGGTACATACACATATTAAATGCATAtgtgtttaaatataaattgCTTTTTTCCCCCCTTctttcttttacattgtttacattgtcatGATAAACTAATTTAGTATATCATTGATGCATTTAAATACCTAAGTCT from Pecten maximus unplaced genomic scaffold, xPecMax1.1, whole genome shotgun sequence encodes the following:
- the LOC117319021 gene encoding uncharacterized protein LOC117319021 (The sequence of the model RefSeq protein was modified relative to this genomic sequence to represent the inferred CDS: added 57 bases not found in genome assembly), which encodes MEPMKIIQWWAPRSLWDLLFYQREKSSEATSKTKSTSIPAVANEKQLQAAAEDMALTELSSPQPQFSPARVVLDSLNLLNEESVVNPPTPIKLLHLVSPRRSPRLTALRDIENENESLKARVSILENQVSTLQFHQNNLWSEYEKLSYTVATLRQQSWMSQPQLTPTTSNVHPVVPTHTVHETSADEVDILAILSMPIITCQFFYL